The Kitasatospora paranensis genome has a window encoding:
- a CDS encoding CoA ester lyase, whose product MPSNRLRPRRSCLAVPGSNPRFLEKAQGLPADQVFLDLEDACAPLVKESARHNIVDALNNGDWGKKTKVVRVNDWTTHWTYRDVITVVEGAGPNLDCIMLPKVQDAEQVKALDLLLTQIEKTMGFEVGKIGIEAQIENAKGLINVDAIATASPRLETIIFGPADFMASINMKSLVVGEQPPGYDADAYHYILMRILMAARANDLQAIDGPYLQIRNADGYKAVARRAAALGFDGKWVLHPDQVAAANEIFSPSQEDYDHAELILDAYDWCTSEAGGAKGSAMLGDEMIDEASRKMALVISGKGRAAGMERTSKFEPPQA is encoded by the coding sequence ATGCCCAGTAACCGACTTCGCCCCCGCCGTTCCTGTCTCGCCGTACCGGGCAGCAACCCGCGCTTCCTGGAGAAGGCCCAGGGCCTGCCCGCCGACCAGGTCTTCCTCGACCTGGAGGACGCCTGCGCCCCGCTGGTCAAGGAGAGCGCCCGGCACAACATCGTCGACGCCCTCAACAACGGCGACTGGGGCAAGAAGACCAAGGTCGTCCGGGTCAACGACTGGACGACGCACTGGACGTACCGGGACGTCATCACCGTCGTCGAGGGCGCCGGCCCCAACCTCGACTGCATCATGCTGCCCAAGGTCCAGGACGCCGAGCAGGTCAAGGCCCTCGACCTGCTGCTCACCCAGATCGAGAAGACCATGGGCTTCGAGGTCGGCAAGATCGGCATCGAGGCGCAGATCGAGAACGCCAAGGGCCTGATCAACGTCGACGCGATCGCCACCGCCTCGCCGCGGCTGGAGACGATCATCTTCGGCCCGGCCGACTTCATGGCCTCCATCAACATGAAGTCACTGGTCGTCGGCGAGCAGCCGCCCGGCTACGACGCGGACGCGTACCACTACATCCTGATGCGCATCCTGATGGCCGCCCGCGCCAACGACCTGCAGGCCATCGACGGCCCCTACCTGCAGATCCGCAACGCCGACGGCTACAAGGCGGTCGCCCGCCGCGCCGCCGCCCTCGGCTTCGACGGCAAGTGGGTCCTCCACCCGGACCAGGTCGCCGCCGCGAACGAGATCTTCTCGCCCTCCCAGGAGGACTACGACCACGCCGAGCTGATCCTCGACGCCTACGACTGGTGCACCTCCGAGGCCGGCGGCGCCAAGGGCTCCGCAATGCTCGGCGACGAGATGATCGACGAGGCCAGCCGCAAGATGGCCCTCGTCATCTCCGGCAAGGGCCGCGCCGCAGGCATGGAGCGCACCTCCAAGTTCGAGCCCCCGCAGGCCTGA
- a CDS encoding MaoC family dehydratase, translating into MQFGRTYEEFEVGAVYKHWPGKTVTEYDDHLFCLLTMNHHPLHMDTNYAENTTDFGKNVVVGNYIYSLLLGMSVPDVSGKAIANLEIESLRHVAPTFHGDTIYGETTVLDKWPSKSKDDRGIVYVETKGYKQDGTVVCIFRRKVMVPTETYIKERGGEQPGRPEASA; encoded by the coding sequence ATGCAGTTCGGACGCACCTACGAAGAGTTCGAGGTCGGCGCGGTCTACAAGCACTGGCCCGGCAAGACGGTCACCGAGTACGACGACCACCTCTTCTGCCTGCTCACCATGAACCACCACCCCCTCCACATGGACACCAACTATGCGGAGAACACGACCGACTTCGGCAAGAACGTCGTCGTGGGCAACTACATCTACTCCCTGCTCCTCGGCATGTCCGTGCCGGACGTCTCCGGCAAGGCCATCGCCAACCTGGAGATCGAGTCGCTGCGCCACGTCGCCCCGACCTTCCACGGCGACACGATCTACGGCGAGACGACCGTCCTCGACAAGTGGCCGTCCAAGTCCAAGGACGACCGCGGCATCGTGTACGTCGAGACCAAGGGCTACAAGCAGGACGGCACGGTCGTCTGCATCTTCCGCCGCAAGGTGATGGTGCCGACCGAGACGTACATCAAGGAGCGCGGCGGCGAACAGCCCGGCCGCCCCGAGGCGAGTGCCTGA
- a CDS encoding AMP-binding protein yields the protein MQPTLSDVFGAVARAVPDRECLVHGAVRRSYAEVLDRTERLGRLLASRGLGAHRERAELDPCASGQDHLALYLHNCPEYLEGLLGALAARVAPFNVNYRYTATELRQLFGDARPAVVVYHAAFAPVLAEVVADLPEPVLLLQVADGSGGPLLPGALDFEAALASAPADQPLPAASPDDLYLLYTGGTTGMPKGTMWRNGDFLHNLSGILYPPGASPEGAAAAVAAARGPRFLGTAPFMHGTGCVGALRSLFHGGMVAIPDVPHRLDVADVCRLIERERIDTASFVGEAFCRPIADELERGGHDVSSLRSALLSGGATQPTTLARLGALMPGARFADGLGASETMQLIRTDVEPGAPREAGVFSPLARACVVDESRTRLLKPGEESDGWLAAAEPLPLGYLGDPVKSAETFPTVEGQRLCVPGDRVRLLADGRIALRGRDSMTINSGGEKIFAEEVERAVFSHPAVVDVLVVGRPSERWGQEVTAMVRLAADLPAPSDEELREHAAGHIARYKLPKAFLRVPEVRRNAMGKPDYAWARALAAESVPL from the coding sequence ATGCAACCGACCCTGTCCGACGTCTTCGGCGCAGTCGCCCGGGCGGTACCGGACCGCGAGTGCCTGGTGCACGGCGCAGTGCGCCGGAGCTACGCCGAGGTCCTCGACCGGACCGAGCGACTGGGCCGGCTGCTGGCCTCCCGGGGGCTCGGCGCCCACCGCGAGCGAGCCGAGCTGGACCCCTGCGCCTCCGGTCAGGACCACCTCGCGCTGTACCTGCACAACTGCCCCGAGTACCTGGAGGGGCTGCTCGGCGCGCTCGCCGCCCGGGTCGCCCCGTTCAACGTCAACTACCGCTACACCGCGACGGAACTGCGCCAACTTTTCGGTGACGCGCGGCCCGCCGTCGTCGTGTACCACGCCGCGTTCGCCCCCGTGCTCGCCGAGGTCGTGGCGGACCTGCCCGAACCGGTCCTGCTCCTCCAGGTCGCGGACGGTTCGGGTGGACCGCTGCTGCCGGGCGCCCTGGACTTCGAGGCCGCACTGGCCTCGGCACCGGCCGACCAGCCGCTGCCCGCCGCCTCGCCGGACGACCTCTACCTGCTGTACACCGGCGGCACCACCGGCATGCCCAAGGGCACCATGTGGCGCAACGGCGACTTCCTGCACAACCTTTCGGGCATCCTCTACCCACCGGGCGCCTCGCCCGAGGGCGCCGCGGCCGCCGTGGCCGCCGCCCGGGGACCCCGCTTCCTGGGGACCGCGCCGTTCATGCACGGAACGGGCTGCGTCGGCGCACTGCGCTCGCTGTTCCACGGCGGCATGGTCGCGATACCCGACGTGCCGCACCGGCTCGATGTGGCGGACGTGTGCCGGCTGATCGAGCGGGAACGCATCGACACCGCGTCCTTCGTGGGCGAGGCATTCTGCCGGCCCATCGCGGACGAGCTGGAACGGGGCGGCCACGACGTCTCCTCGCTGCGCTCGGCGCTGCTCAGCGGCGGCGCGACCCAGCCCACGACGCTGGCCCGGCTGGGTGCCCTGATGCCCGGCGCACGGTTCGCCGACGGCCTCGGCGCCTCCGAGACCATGCAACTCATCCGCACCGACGTCGAGCCGGGTGCGCCGCGCGAAGCCGGGGTGTTCTCCCCGCTGGCCCGGGCCTGCGTGGTCGACGAGTCCCGCACCCGGCTGCTGAAGCCGGGCGAGGAGAGCGACGGCTGGCTGGCCGCCGCCGAGCCGCTGCCGCTCGGCTACCTGGGCGACCCGGTCAAGTCGGCGGAGACCTTCCCCACCGTGGAGGGGCAGCGGCTGTGCGTCCCGGGCGACCGGGTACGGCTGCTCGCCGACGGCCGGATCGCGTTGCGCGGCCGCGACTCCATGACCATCAACTCCGGTGGCGAGAAGATCTTCGCCGAGGAGGTCGAGCGGGCGGTGTTCAGCCACCCCGCCGTGGTCGACGTCCTGGTGGTGGGGCGTCCCAGCGAGCGCTGGGGCCAGGAGGTGACCGCTATGGTGCGACTCGCTGCCGACCTCCCCGCACCGTCCGACGAGGAACTGCGGGAGCACGCCGCCGGCCACATCGCCCGCTACAAGCTGCCCAAGGCCTTCCTCCGGGTGCCGGAGGTCCGCCGCAACGCGATGGGCAAGCCCGACTACGCCTGGGCCCGCGCGCTTGCCGCGGAGTCCGTTCCGTTGTAG
- a CDS encoding MaoC/PaaZ C-terminal domain-containing protein encodes MTVLKPGDTFTLEAPKTTRTALALYAGASGDHNPIHIDIDACRAVGIDDVFTHGMLSMAYLGRLLTDWIPQEGIRSYEVRFTAITPVNTVPTCTGTVTEVEDELARLSLTVTLPDGTVTLEGSAVVAAG; translated from the coding sequence GTGACCGTTCTCAAGCCCGGGGACACCTTCACCCTCGAAGCCCCGAAGACCACCCGGACCGCACTCGCGCTCTACGCGGGTGCCTCCGGCGACCACAATCCCATCCACATCGACATCGATGCCTGCCGGGCGGTCGGCATCGACGACGTCTTCACCCACGGCATGCTCTCGATGGCCTATCTGGGCCGCCTGCTGACGGACTGGATCCCTCAGGAGGGCATCCGCTCGTACGAGGTCCGCTTCACCGCCATCACCCCGGTGAACACCGTCCCCACCTGCACCGGCACGGTGACCGAGGTGGAGGACGAACTCGCCCGCCTGTCCCTGACGGTGACCCTGCCGGACGGCACCGTGACCCTCGAAGGCTCCGCCGTGGTCGCGGCCGGCTGA
- a CDS encoding acyl-CoA thioesterase, protein MPPRCARQGVRGQVVAQALAAAGCTIEAGRLPHSLHGYFLRAGDLSQAVGYEVERLRDGRSYCARRVTAYQDGRPIFTLSASFKSPEPTPERQQPMPEVPAPEDLPDPYARWAVNSPAEYDAAEFRRVVSMRIARPGPRTGDRTPPGVNERLVWMKATEHLPDDAMLHACAFVYASDLTLAPVAALDHEKARVEREGPARVLTASLDHSVWFHRPFRADDWLLFALRSPSGGDGRGLASGQVWTRDGTLVASLAQEVVVRPIRQPV, encoded by the coding sequence GTGCCACCTCGGTGCGCCCGGCAAGGCGTTCGGGGGCAGGTCGTCGCACAGGCGCTCGCCGCTGCCGGCTGCACCATCGAGGCCGGTCGCCTTCCGCACTCGCTGCACGGCTACTTCCTCCGTGCCGGCGATCTCTCCCAGGCGGTCGGCTACGAGGTCGAACGGCTGCGCGACGGCCGCTCCTACTGCGCCAGGCGGGTCACCGCCTACCAGGACGGCCGGCCGATCTTCACCCTCTCGGCGTCCTTCAAGTCACCCGAGCCCACCCCGGAGCGGCAGCAGCCGATGCCGGAGGTGCCCGCACCCGAGGACCTTCCCGACCCGTACGCACGGTGGGCGGTCAACAGCCCGGCGGAGTACGACGCAGCCGAGTTCCGGCGCGTGGTGTCGATGAGGATCGCCCGTCCCGGCCCGAGGACGGGGGACCGGACGCCGCCCGGGGTCAACGAGCGCCTCGTGTGGATGAAGGCGACGGAGCACCTGCCCGACGACGCGATGCTCCACGCCTGCGCCTTCGTCTACGCCTCCGACCTCACACTCGCTCCGGTCGCCGCGCTCGACCACGAGAAGGCCCGGGTGGAGCGCGAGGGTCCGGCACGGGTGCTCACCGCCTCGCTCGACCACTCCGTCTGGTTCCACCGGCCGTTCCGGGCCGACGACTGGCTGCTGTTCGCCCTGCGCAGCCCCTCCGGCGGGGACGGGCGCGGTCTGGCCTCCGGGCAGGTGTGGACCCGGGACGGGACGCTGGTGGCCTCCCTCGCCCAGGAAGTCGTCGTCCGGCCGATCCGGCAGCCCGTCTGA
- a CDS encoding MaoC family dehydratase N-terminal domain-containing protein, whose translation MTIDRSIIGSRTPEHSVDVERGRLRFFARATGQPDPVYADPTAARAAGHPDIPVPPTFLFCLDLDNPDRGRFLADLGVDIRTVLHGGQAFEYRAQAYAGDRLTFSTEVTDVYSKKGGALEFIVRTTRVTRGGEPIATLTGTTVVRDPKAAK comes from the coding sequence ATGACCATCGACCGCAGCATCATCGGCAGCCGTACCCCCGAGCACTCGGTGGACGTCGAGCGCGGACGGCTGCGCTTCTTCGCCCGGGCCACCGGCCAGCCGGACCCCGTCTACGCCGATCCGACGGCCGCACGGGCCGCCGGCCACCCGGACATCCCGGTGCCGCCGACGTTCCTGTTCTGCCTCGACCTCGACAACCCCGACCGGGGCCGGTTCCTGGCGGACCTGGGCGTCGACATCCGCACCGTCCTGCACGGCGGCCAGGCCTTCGAGTACCGCGCCCAGGCGTACGCCGGCGATCGGTTGACCTTCTCCACCGAGGTCACCGACGTCTACTCCAAGAAGGGCGGTGCGCTGGAGTTCATCGTGCGCACCACCCGCGTGACCCGCGGCGGCGAGCCGATCGCCACGCTCACCGGCACCACCGTGGTGCGCGACCCGAAGGCGGCCAAGTGA
- a CDS encoding SDR family oxidoreductase translates to MMGSLDGRVAVVTGAGAGLGREHALLLAAEGAKVVVNDLGPGAQTVVDEIRAAGGEAVANHDSVADYEGAGRLVTTAIETFGDLHVVVNNAGILRDGLLVNMSEDDFDAVVAVHLKGAWAVSRHAAAYWREQAKSGVQVDRSLINTSSTSGLHGNVGQANYGAAKAGVAALTIVAADELGRYHVRANAIAPGARTAMTQSTPALAALVADKGEGFDTWHPGNVSPLVGLLAAADCRFTGQVFRAFGSKVELYTGWSSVDRVNRDSRWTVAELAEATAHFPAERAKVKTGADAHQ, encoded by the coding sequence ATCATGGGATCACTGGACGGACGTGTCGCCGTCGTCACCGGTGCCGGAGCAGGCCTCGGCCGTGAGCACGCCCTGCTGCTCGCGGCAGAGGGCGCCAAGGTCGTCGTCAACGACCTCGGTCCGGGTGCGCAGACCGTCGTCGACGAGATCAGGGCGGCGGGTGGCGAGGCCGTTGCCAACCACGACAGCGTCGCCGACTACGAGGGTGCCGGGCGGCTGGTCACCACCGCGATCGAGACCTTCGGCGACCTGCACGTCGTGGTCAACAACGCCGGCATTCTGCGCGACGGGCTGCTGGTGAACATGTCGGAGGACGACTTCGACGCCGTGGTCGCCGTGCACCTCAAGGGCGCCTGGGCGGTGTCCCGGCACGCCGCCGCGTACTGGCGCGAGCAGGCGAAGTCGGGTGTGCAGGTGGACCGGTCGCTGATCAACACCTCCTCCACCTCGGGTCTGCACGGCAACGTCGGCCAGGCCAACTACGGTGCCGCCAAGGCCGGTGTCGCAGCCCTCACGATCGTCGCGGCCGACGAGCTGGGCCGCTACCACGTGCGGGCCAATGCCATCGCGCCCGGCGCGCGTACGGCGATGACCCAGTCCACGCCCGCTCTTGCGGCGCTGGTCGCGGACAAGGGCGAGGGCTTCGACACCTGGCACCCGGGCAACGTCTCGCCGCTGGTCGGCCTGCTGGCCGCCGCGGACTGCCGCTTCACCGGCCAGGTGTTCCGTGCCTTCGGTAGCAAGGTCGAGCTGTACACGGGCTGGTCCTCCGTCGACCGGGTGAACCGCGACTCGCGCTGGACCGTTGCCGAACTGGCCGAGGCGACGGCGCACTTCCCGGCGGAGCGGGCGAAGGTGAAGACAGGCGCCGACGCCCACCAGTGA